In the genome of Cyclopterus lumpus isolate fCycLum1 chromosome 19, fCycLum1.pri, whole genome shotgun sequence, one region contains:
- the fra10ac1 gene encoding protein FRA10AC1, with amino-acid sequence MDSLVKVHGAGGYDSDFSDDDGQGESSERGLKRKHEEEILQKPFQKSRLSQKAHRSFHSNELDREEARNRRAHLISLNAFERHKKFVGDYILYYGGQMADFKRSAAKDKTDLDVLRENHRFLWRDEDEEDMTWEKELAKKYYDKLFKEYCIADLSRYKENKFGFRWRTEEEVVSGRGQFQCGNKRCEKQEGLKSWEVNFAYVEHSEKKNALVKLRLCPECSFKLNYHHKRKEVKAKTKKVSEENQEPPQKTKKEKKRKRSSSHSKKPKHKRRRNLSASSSSSEESKDSDKDSEAGDEPEGQSEGDHWRGPAPAVEEKSREEEFDEYFEDMFL; translated from the exons ATGGATAGTCTTGTGAAG GTGCACGGAGCTGGCGGCTATGACTCGGACTTCAGTGATGACGATGGGCAGGGAGAGTCTTCAGAGAGAGGCCTTAAAAG GAAACACGAGGAAGAAATCTTACAGAAGCCATTCCAGAAAAGTCGGCTCTCCCAGAAAGCTCATCGGAGTTTCCACTCGAATGAACTGGACAG AGAAGAGGCCAGGAACAGAAGAGCTCACCTGATATCATTGAATGCT TTTGAGCGACATAAGAAGTTTGTCGGTGACTACATCCTCTATTATGGAGGACAAATGGCTGACTTCAAACGCTCGGC aGCCAAAGACAAAACAGATTTGGATGTGCTGCGTGAGAATCATCGCTTCCTTTGGagggacgaggacgaggaggacatGACATG GGAAAAAGAACTTGCCAAGAAGTATTACGACAAGCTGTTTAAAGAGTACTGCATCGCTGACCTTAGCAGATACAAGGAAAACAAG TTTGGATTTCGTTGGCGGACTGAGGAAGAAGTGGTTTCTGGCAGAG GTCAGTTCCAGTGTGGGAATAAACGCTGCGAGAAGCAGGAAGGCCTAAAAAGCTGGGAGGTGAATTTTGCCTACGTGGAACACAGCGAGAAGAAAAATGCATTGGTCAAACTCA GATTATGTCCTGAATGCTCTTTCAAACTCAATTACCACCACAA gaggaaggaggtgaaagcaAAGACGAAAAAGGTATcggaggagaaccaggagccACCACAGAAGacgaagaaggagaagaagaggaagagatcGTCTTCACACTCCAAAAAGCCCAAACACAAGAGACGCAGAA ATCTCTCCGCCTCTTCTAGCAGCTCAGAGGAGTCAAAGGACTCGGACAAAG ACTCTGAAGCTGGGGATGAACCAGAGGGCCAATCAGAAGGTGACCACTGGCGAGGACCCGCCCCTGCAGTGGAGGAGAAGTCAAG GGAGGAGGAGTTTGATGAGTACTTTGAAGACATGTTTCTTTGA